From Pseudodesulfovibrio nedwellii:
GGGAACTGCTCATAAAAACATTCGGTACCAGTGCCTTCGGGCATGGCGGCGGTGATGGCCATGATGGACTCATCCTTCTCTGCCAAAGCGCACAGTGTGGACCCGAAAATGGACGTATAGGATGGCAGCCCGGAACCTGAAAATTTACGAGCCAAACCGGTTTCGGGAATAAATTTACCGACCCCGTGATAGTGGGAGGGATCAGACTCCGCCGGTTCATACCCCTTACCCTTCTTGGTCATGACGTGCACGAGCACAGGCTTGTCGAGCTTCTTGATCTCTTCAAAAACCTTAACCATCTTGGCCGTATCGTGCCCGTCAATAGGACCGACATAGGTAAAATGGAATGCCTCGAATAAAATACCGGGGGTAAAAAAAGATTTCACAGAATCGCCATAGCGCTTGGCGTATCCAGCCAGATCATCACCAATCTTGGGAATAGTTGCGAGCAGTCCTTCCACATCGCTCTTCAACCGCTGCAAAAATGGCGTGGTCATCTTGCGACTCAAAAACTGAGATAATGCACCCACGTTTTTGGAAATGGACATCTCGTTATCATTGAGAACCACAACCATCTTGCGACCAAGATCACCCGCCTGATTCAACCCCTCAAAAGCCAATCCGGCTGTGAGAGAACCATCCCCGATAACCGCGATAACTTCGTTATCATCACCCTTGAGGTCGCGCGCCATAGCCATGCCAAGCGCAGCGGAAATGGATGTGGAGGAATGGCCCACGCCAAAATGATCATACTTGGACTCGGCCATACGAGGAAACCCGCTGAGCCCACCCTTTTGACGCAGCGTCGAAAATTCCTTGAGCCGTCCAGTGAGTAATTTATGGGCGTATGCCTGATGCCCAACGTCCCAGACCAGTTTGTCCTTATCAAGGTCGTATGACTTGAACAAAGCAAGAGTCAGTTCAACAACACCAAGACAAGGCGCAAGGTGCCCACCGTGGTCGGACACCTGACTGATGATAATGTCACGCAATTCCTGGGCGAGAACATCAAGTTCGTCACCTTCCAGACCGTGAACATCATTAGGCTTATTTATTTTAGACAGGATTTCTGTCTTCATGGGGTCTTTTATCATAAGGGATAAACTTTATTCCAATCAGTAAACCCTGTCCACTATGTAGCGGGCGAGGTGTTCAAGAAATTCTTTTTCAGGTCCAGTACAATTCGAAAGGTGTTTCAAGGCAGCACCGATATGCTGTGATGCCAACTGCTTACTCTTCTCAAGGCCTATGAGTGACGGGTACGTCGACTTACCCATTTCCTCATCACTGCCGGCAGGTTTACCCAGTGTTTCCGTGTCGCTGACAACATCGAGTACGTCATCCACAATTTGGAACGCAACCCCAATGGACTTGCCGAATTCGCGGGCATTGTCGATATCCGATTCATCGGCACCGGACAGGATAGCCCCACACTCACAGGCCGCAGTGATAAGCGCACCGGTCTTCATGGCATGCATCTCGCGCAATTCTTCAAGCGGCACGTCATCCCGGCCCGTAAATTCCATATCGACAACCTGGCCACCGACCATACCGCCGGAACCAGCCGCAATGGCCAGCACATAAATGGCACGCAAAACCCGGTCGGCAGGCAATCCCTTGACGATAGAGGCCGCGCTCATCAACCCGAAGGCTTCGGTAAGCAGGCCGTCACCAGCCAAAATAGCTGTAGCTTCATCAAACTGTTTGTGATTGGAAGGCTTACCTCGACGCAGGTCATCATCATCCATGGCAGGTAAATCGTCGTGAATAAGCGAATAGGTATGGATACACTCAAGGGAAGCCGCAAACGGCATAACCTTGTCACCCATGTCCGCCTCATCTGGGGCCAACATTGTAGCCCATGACAGGACCAACACTGGCCGCAATCGCTTGCCACCAGCCAGCAGAGAGTATTCCATGGACTTGAGCAGACGAGGCGGAATGCCACGGTCCTTCATGCACCCGGAAAGAAACGACTCAACGGTTTCAGCACGCTGTGCCAACTGTTCCTTGACGGTCACGACGCTTCCTCCGCATCATCACCGAGTTCACTCAATGCGTCGAATTCCTTGATCAGCCCTTCGGACACGATCCTGACTTCGTTGCGAGCGTTCTCCAACTGGGAACCGCATCCTTTGACCAGTTCAAGACCTTCCTTGTACAAGGCCACACCTTCTTCCAAAGGCTGATCGCCACGTTCCAGCTTCTCGACGACAGTTTTGAGCCGTTCCAATTTCTTTTCAAACGTATCTTTTGCCATATTCAACTCCGTTCAGGTCACATGACACGCTGCCAATATCGCCGGGGATACCAGTAGCTCAAAGCGATCAAACCGGCCACGACCGGCCAGCCAAGGACAAGCCTTGCCGCCAAATAAATTTCTACGGACATGGAATTCATGATACCCCACGCCACCACGCCCTTAAGCACATACGCGCCGCCCCAAAAAAAACTCAGACGGAGCCAAAGCGAACGATAATATTTGCTCGTCCTGATCTCCTCGGGAAAAGCATCGATGCCAGCCATTTGTTCAGCCAATATCTGAATAAGCGGTTTACGCGCGCCCATGGACGCGAGAAAAACCCCACCCAACACCCAATCCGACACGATGGGAGACATCAAATACCAGTCCGGGTCACGCATGACCAGCACTCCGGCCAATTCCGAAAGCGCATAGGCTGCACCAATCCCGGAAAACCCGTCGGCCTCACCTGTCTTGACCCAAAACCAACCCAATACGCCTAAACCCCAAAGAGACGCAGCCACGGCTCCAACCAACGCCATATCGAATTTACGCCCGACATAATAAATGGCTATCGGGGCGACTGCGCCGAGCAGTATTCTATTGAGCGGTGTGTATGCCATCAATCCATCCCATCTGCGGCATTGTATCAACATTTATAGAAAACAATGGTTCAGGATCAACAACCTGCCCTTGAACAAAAGTTCCCAAATGGAGATGTGCCCCATTCACTCTGCCGGTGGCACCGGACAGGCCTATTTTCTGACCGGATGTCAACATGTCACCTTCATTGACCAACACTTTGGACATATGAGCGTACATGGAAACAAAACCATTTCCATGGTCTACATAAATACAATTACCAGCATAGTAAAAGTTCCCTTTCAAGACAACTCTTCCAGCAGCCATGGCATACAGTGGAGTGCCTTCCCAAGCACGAAAATCCAACCCTGTGTGACGACTCGCCGTGTCACCGTTGAAAATTCTGTATAGCCCGAAACGGCTGAGCATCTTGCCCTTGGCTGGTCTGGAAAATGGCAACTTCCAATACCGCTCGGGGGAAACCGTATTGAGCACGGCCTTAATACGTTCTCGTTCCTTCGCAATCCGTACCAACGCTTCCTTGGGTGGTTTGACCATCTTCGGCGGAACAGACAAAGTCTCCTTGCCCCACGCTGACTCGACCACGGTGATGTCTTTGGCAAACGTATATGTGTGGCCCCAAAAAGATGCCGTTACATTGATAGGATACACGCCAAGCTCTCCACGCAGACGAATTCCAAGATACACCAGCGCGTGATATTTCCCACCGCCTTGAGTGATGGTCGGTCGAACGTCACGCCCAGCCCAATGAA
This genomic window contains:
- the dxs gene encoding 1-deoxy-D-xylulose-5-phosphate synthase — encoded protein: MKTEILSKINKPNDVHGLEGDELDVLAQELRDIIISQVSDHGGHLAPCLGVVELTLALFKSYDLDKDKLVWDVGHQAYAHKLLTGRLKEFSTLRQKGGLSGFPRMAESKYDHFGVGHSSTSISAALGMAMARDLKGDDNEVIAVIGDGSLTAGLAFEGLNQAGDLGRKMVVVLNDNEMSISKNVGALSQFLSRKMTTPFLQRLKSDVEGLLATIPKIGDDLAGYAKRYGDSVKSFFTPGILFEAFHFTYVGPIDGHDTAKMVKVFEEIKKLDKPVLVHVMTKKGKGYEPAESDPSHYHGVGKFIPETGLARKFSGSGLPSYTSIFGSTLCALAEKDESIMAITAAMPEGTGTECFYEQFPERFVDVGICEQHAVTFAAGLATQGFKPAVAIYSTFLQRAYDQIIHDVCLQNLNVNFFLDRGGLVGEDGATHHGAFDMSFLRQVPNLVVMAPKDEAELAQMMATAFAYDGPCAMRYPRGTGVGAKVSKTPRKIAIGKGELMHDGKDAIIITIGSRVYPAVEAAMELAKDGLDVAVFNSRFVKPLPEKQLLELVERFERILLVEENAEAGGFGSAVLELLAGHDALRDKMVRQLGIPDEFVEHGTQKELRSMLGIDKAGIKRAMRSLCE
- a CDS encoding polyprenyl synthetase family protein, whose product is MTVKEQLAQRAETVESFLSGCMKDRGIPPRLLKSMEYSLLAGGKRLRPVLVLSWATMLAPDEADMGDKVMPFAASLECIHTYSLIHDDLPAMDDDDLRRGKPSNHKQFDEATAILAGDGLLTEAFGLMSAASIVKGLPADRVLRAIYVLAIAAGSGGMVGGQVVDMEFTGRDDVPLEELREMHAMKTGALITAACECGAILSGADESDIDNAREFGKSIGVAFQIVDDVLDVVSDTETLGKPAGSDEEMGKSTYPSLIGLEKSKQLASQHIGAALKHLSNCTGPEKEFLEHLARYIVDRVY
- the xseB gene encoding exodeoxyribonuclease VII small subunit; translation: MAKDTFEKKLERLKTVVEKLERGDQPLEEGVALYKEGLELVKGCGSQLENARNEVRIVSEGLIKEFDALSELGDDAEEAS
- a CDS encoding VC0807 family protein; translated protein: MAYTPLNRILLGAVAPIAIYYVGRKFDMALVGAVAASLWGLGVLGWFWVKTGEADGFSGIGAAYALSELAGVLVMRDPDWYLMSPIVSDWVLGGVFLASMGARKPLIQILAEQMAGIDAFPEEIRTSKYYRSLWLRLSFFWGGAYVLKGVVAWGIMNSMSVEIYLAARLVLGWPVVAGLIALSYWYPRRYWQRVM
- a CDS encoding M23 family metallopeptidase, which encodes MKNISVLLRGLCLPIVVVCLLLPVLAGAAGMVEIDSPDTIGVGKPLLVNVTSWYPLDDVVVHWAGRDVRPTITQGGGKYHALVYLGIRLRGELGVYPINVTASFWGHTYTFAKDITVVESAWGKETLSVPPKMVKPPKEALVRIAKERERIKAVLNTVSPERYWKLPFSRPAKGKMLSRFGLYRIFNGDTASRHTGLDFRAWEGTPLYAMAAGRVVLKGNFYYAGNCIYVDHGNGFVSMYAHMSKVLVNEGDMLTSGQKIGLSGATGRVNGAHLHLGTFVQGQVVDPEPLFSINVDTMPQMGWIDGIHTAQ